A stretch of the Luteimonas sp. JM171 genome encodes the following:
- the cheD gene encoding chemoreceptor glutamine deamidase CheD, which produces MSTAAPVLRYQDARFQVPAAKLMPTQYLAVDDGTTLVTVLGSCVAACLRDPLLRIGGMNHFMLPDGSALDGAPARYGSHAMELLINDLLKRGASRRRLEAKVFGGANVLRGFTSNPVGSRNAAFINAYLEAEGIPVLASDLGGIHPRKIWFFPDTGRVMLQRLPHAHDAEVAAAESAARDALSRNPRSGGVELFR; this is translated from the coding sequence GTGAGCACCGCCGCGCCAGTGCTGCGCTACCAGGACGCGCGTTTCCAGGTGCCCGCCGCCAAGCTCATGCCCACCCAGTACCTGGCGGTGGATGACGGCACCACCCTGGTGACCGTGCTGGGGTCCTGCGTGGCCGCGTGCCTGCGGGATCCGCTGCTGCGGATCGGGGGCATGAACCATTTCATGCTGCCCGACGGCAGCGCGCTGGACGGCGCGCCCGCCCGCTACGGCAGCCATGCCATGGAGCTGCTCATCAACGACCTGCTCAAGCGCGGGGCCAGCAGGCGCCGGCTCGAGGCCAAGGTGTTCGGCGGTGCAAACGTGCTGCGCGGTTTCACCAGCAATCCCGTGGGCAGCCGCAACGCCGCTTTCATCAATGCCTATCTCGAGGCCGAAGGCATTCCCGTGCTCGCCTCGGACCTGGGCGGGATCCATCCCCGCAAGATCTGGTTCTTCCCTGACACCGGACGGGTGATGCTGCAGCGGCTGCCGCATGCGCACGATGCGGAGGTGGCCGCGGCGGAGTCGGCCGCGCGCGACGCGCTTTCCAGGAATCCGCGCAGCGGCGGCGTGGAGCTGTTCCGATGA